From Triticum aestivum cultivar Chinese Spring chromosome 7B, IWGSC CS RefSeq v2.1, whole genome shotgun sequence:
GGTCTCCTTATCAATGGCCATGGCTCGAATGGCAACAAGTTCACAGTAGACCAAGGTAAAATTTTGAGAGTAGCAAAACAGAGGGCAAAAATAGCTGACAAGTACTTCACATTTAGGTAGACAGAGACAGAGTTGTACTTAACTAGCTTCATGTGATTTTTCACAGGCAAAACATACCGTTTTCGAGTGTCGAACGTGGGCATCTCGACCTCGGTGAACATAAGGATCCAGGGCCATTCCTTGCTCCTGGTGGAGGTGGAGGGGTCGCACACCATGCAGAACACCTACTCGTCGCTTGACGTCCACCTAGGCCAGTCCTACTCGTTCCTGGTGACGGCCGACCAGCCACCCCAGGACTACACCATCGTCGTCTCGACGCGCTTCACCAACCCCGTGCTCACCAACACCGCCACGCTCCATTACAGCAACTCGAATGGCGTCCCCGCGGCGTTGCCGCCTCCCCCAGGGCCGACGATCGAGATCGACTGGTCTCTGAATCAGGCCAGATCAATCCGGTAAGACTGAATGACTGTAAAAACTGAAGTCACATATGTTGTGACTCTGAATGACTGAAAAAAACTGAAGTCACATATATATGCTGCTACTCTGAATAACTGAAACTCTCTGAATGATGAATGCAGGTGGAACCTGACGGCAAGCGGACCAAGGCCGAACCCTCAAGGCTCATACCACTACGGCCAAGTGAACACGACGAGAACGATGAGGCTCGCCAACTCGCGGGTCTCCATCAACGGCAAGCTGAGGTACGCGGTGAACAGCGTGTCCTTCATCCCGGCCGACACCCCGCTCAAGGTGGCCGACTTCTACAACATCCAGGGCGTGTTCACGCTGGGTAGCATGCCCGACGTCCCGTCCGGCGGCCCCGCGTACCTCCAGACGGCCGTCATGGCGTCCAACATGAGGGACTACGTCGAGGTCGTCTTCGAGAACGCCGAGGGCTCTGTGCAGTCCTGGCACATCGACGGCTACGCCTTCTGGGTCGTGGGGTGCGTTTGTTGTCTCAGACCATGTGGGCTTGTTTTAGGACGATGGTCCGACATGCCGGAGGTGACTGACCGTTTTTTTCTGGATGAAAAATGAACAGGATGGACGGAGGGCAGTGGACGCCGGCGAGCCGTCAGAACTACAACCTGAGGGACGCGATCGCCCGGTACACGTTGCAGGTACGTTCATCTCCAGGGGCAATTAGCTCTGTGATTCTCATCATGCcactgcaaggaagaagaaacagAGGTGTCTGAATTTAGTTCTGAACTTTGACAATGTGGTTCAGGTGTATCCTGGGGCGTGGACGGCGATCTACATGCCGCTGGACAACGTGGGGATGTGGAACGTGCGGTCGGAGAGCTGGGGCAGGCAGTACCTGGGCCAGCAGTTCTACCTCCGGGTGTACTCGCCGGCCAACTCGTGGCGGGACGAGAACCCCATCCCCAAGAACGCGCTGCTCTGCGGCCGCGCCTCCGGCCGCCGGACCAGGCCGCTCTGAAGTCGGTTTTCGTGTCACGAAGGGGTGACTGAATCTGAGAATCAGGTTGCTGAGCTCCAAATTCTTTTGACTGAAAACAAGCTTTGAGATGGTTTGCATTTGTAGCGGCGTGCCGGTGCTATTCGTGATTCTTTTCCTGGAAATTGTAGGCAAAATGTTATGTATGGCAAGCATCTTGCTTGCTCTCATATTTTGAACTGCAAAAACGCCTTATATTTAGTTACAGAGGTAGTACTACATTATTACTTGATGGTATGGATATCTGTAGATGAACTTGAATTAAACAAGCAAATTGCCAATTACTAACCTTGTGTGAGACTGAGAGTAAGATATCAAATGGTATCAACGTGACTGAGTTTCAACAACCTTTCTGGGATGGCTTCCTGGCTGAATTTCAACTACCTTTCTGGGATGTGATTAACTACTCATAATTTTTTTAGCATATTTTAAACTTCGAGAAAATTATTCTGCTGATATGCAAGTTGGATCCAACAATATTTATCAGTTGATTTTGTCTTATGAATGTCATCTTTAAGATTTCTATGAAGGTGACAACTAATCAGTTGAATGGGGTGGTTGACCATGTGGTCTACTCCACTCAAACATCGTTCATACAAGGACGAAATATACTCGATGCGATTGTTGTCCTACATGAGACTGTATGTGAACTTCAAAAATGTCGTCCTACATGAGACTGTATGTGAACTTCAAAAATGTCGAGCAGAGTCATCTTAAAAATTGATTTTGAGAAAGCCTACGATGAGAGTGAAGTGACCCTCGGGTTCTCACCAAAATGGTGTAGATGTGTTGATGATTAGTCCCTTTAGTAATCTGGTAAAGAAGCTGAAAGTGTTCTCGCCTTTTCCCCATAGGTGACCTTGAGTTATCGAACCCACGAGAAAAAGGCACTCTTGAAGTCAGAGGTTCCTACCAAGTTTTTGCAATTGACTGTATCAAAATCAAGTTGAAACtgaaaacacttataataaaaataggCATGGGTATGAGGAGTTTTCTTACAACCATATATTTGTCAAACGGATCATCATGATATTAACTTGTGCCCTGGAAGTCATCCATCTAGATGTGCTTCCAATATATAGAAGTGAGGGATGTGTCCAAATTACGTTTGATCGCCACGCgtcctgcatcaagaatcagttgtccAGCCGAAAGACCCTATCCGTCACACGGGGTTGCCCCGATAATTAAGATAGAAATCAGACAAAAGCATTTGGTGTTTAATCACTACACCTCTTGTCCAAAGGATAGGATTCATGTTATCATACTAAACCTTTCTGTCACTAGTGTTCACAATAACACTTCATGGTATCCCTACCCTTAGCCTCTCCGTAGCCCGCTCTGCATGATCCTGGGTACTTGCAGGGACGAAGAACAAGGACAAGACAAGAGACAACTTACGAAACAATTTTATGTCACACATACGAGACGTTAATTCAAAGTAGTTTCATTGATCCCTCCAACAAATACATCGGGTTGCAGGCCTATGCCTCAACCAATGACCTTATCGGACTACTCACACATTGTTGGAGTTGAATCCTGCGGATCTTGCGTAGGGGGTCCTGAGCTAGTGATCTTTGCTTAATGGTAACAAGACAAagagggacacggtgttttacccaggttcagaccctTTCAAAGAGGTAAAACCCACGTCCTGCTTATATTGCATTGAATGTGGATTGGGTACAAAGTACAGTATAGTCTATCGATTGAGCATGAAAAAGGTAGTGACGGGGAGAAGAAGTACAAAAATTGATGAATCTCACAATGATTGTGTTGATCTAGAGCAAGCTCAATCACATGCAGCTTAAGAGGAGTCATAGATGTTGCTGATGAGAACAAGCCAAGAAAGAAAATGCTATTTTAAGAACCAAGCAACTCTGATGACAATGATTTTGCGCCATTGTATTGCTCATTATATGATGATGAGGAAAATGCTACTATTAGATAAGATTATAGGAAATTcaaagagagcaagaagatggCAAGTGAAAGACTGGCATGTGAGTATGATTTTAAAATGGTCAATTAAGTTAAGCCATGAGACAAGTATGAAGATGATTCAAGTGCTTGAGATGATGAATCTTATCACGAAGATAGTGATGGTCACCTTATCAGGCGTTAGTCCGAATATGTAAGGTTTAATAACAAAGCCGAAAGTGATCAATTTTAGTTTCAGCGTGACATTTTGTGGGAAGGCGTTCAAAGATGCAATCATACACTATGGCGTGGTTGAAGAAAAGAATTTAAGTTCATACAAGATGAGGGGGATAGAGCAAGCACAAAATGCACATGGTCTCATTGTCCTTTGGGTGTGTTTATTGAAGAAAACATCATGGTTTGAAAGCTAACATATAACCACATTTATTAAGGTACGCACTTGTCCAAAAAGGGGAGAGAATGCACTTGTGAGAAGCACAAAGATTGCCAATAAGTTTGTGAATCCAACCAGGTCCAATCCAGAATGGTCAATCTAACAATTAAAGGCAACCATGCAAGAAGAAATGTCTACAAATTTTCAACACCTCCTTCAAATATGGTGGTGCAGTcgggctaaaccaatcaagaaatcACATCCCCCGAACCTCCAAACGATGTTATAACCATTTTGACATCTCACATAAACGAGCGCAACAAATCCCTAAAGCATAGAACTTGGAGCACAAATTGAACTCACCCAAGATGTTACACAAGTGAAATACCTCCTCGGTGGGTTGTTAAAACTCCAATAAACCTTCACCTTCTCCATTCAACCACACATCAGTGGGTTTGTAGTGCAGAAAGTGCTCCTTGTTTGGTAACAAGGGCAACTTTCTTTCTTTGTTGGGTCTATAGTTATTCCCTTATGTTGGATCACAAGTAGCATTAGTGCAAAATCgggctttagcaccggttcgtaaggccctctAGTGCCGGTTcagcaaccggcactaaagggtggggactaaagcccccctagTACCGATTCAACACGACTACGACTAAAGGGCCGCCACAtggcacgagccagcgccgggggcggggagaccattagtaccggttggtaacaccaaccggtactaaaaggtttaggggttttggttttattatttacttttcctttagttttgtgttttccatataatttttttcatttgctagtattttacgatactacatattttacacgttatgcatatatatcaTCGAGTGTCTCAAACCATCTTCACACATGCATACACacatttagagattgtttttacattataacgagttattaaatcactaggtgaaagaaccgcggattagtttcaagtgaatggatcctaagtgatcaagtcatggattatcacgaaatccattacttgatcacttaggatccatccacttgaaactaatataatccacggttctttcacccaatgatataataactcatcatcatcatcatcatcatcatcatcatcatcatattaatatataTATAAACTCTCACATCATATCATCACTAAcaagctaataatcatcatagtcattaccactatttaatcatcatagtcattctagctagctaatcactcctgctgctctctcttaggtaaaaaatcatagaacatgtgtagcactcccgATTCATTATACTGGAGCATGCacatgaacctgtctcctaattgtgggttgcgcttctgattgctgccctctagtacttctttgcgatccttcacaattttgctccagtctttgattattaagacttgctcgcttttagaaatgggttaattatccttttgcccttagtggtgtccatctgctcagttttgccctcagatgcaaattgtgctcagttttgcccctagtccgtgcgcaccgactcgttctgtgaactttggcatctccgtcaggtcaacgttttgactcggcccttacaggtgggaccaggcggcagaggcggccaattttattcagaccgttgcacgcgtggcttgcgggacccagcagagagccgtTGAGCATAGAGCCGTTGCGGGTGTGTGCTATATTagcgggcgacagcggcggtgaccacggcgacagagagcacggcgCTGACCACGGTGAGAGAGCGAGAGCAcgacggcggtgggaagctagctgtggagggcgcggcggtgggaagctagctatggagggcgcggcggcgttgagatcccgttcggctccgagctccatgtcttccgcaagctcccgcgccacctcgcggatgcagagccgggcgcgtgtggagatgcctgtcttcgtctgtccgcggtgccgggcgAGCGTTGATTggagggtttctcacacaccgaggaaccacaatcatccgttctacgtgtgcagcgagaatggggtaagaatcggggcaattgcaccattttcatggtcgggatctttgagcaatcgGTTGATCTGTTCCGTGTTCATGCAGGtggcatgcttctttctttgggtcgatgctctggccaagactctgataaatgaactgcaagaagagcatgacgAATGGTTGCACATGCTGGCCCAAACCACAGTGGCCGCAGCACGAGCTCcagaagaagagatggagggcgaagcacgcactgacagagagctagctgttgagcttaggatgttgaagaagaaggttaggaagctttaagatcaagcactaccaatacccatttgcaaatacttttgggcatttgtaggtatggtaatcgcactggttgtaatgttgaaaatgtatggaaaggcatgaattatggaggaatttgtaatcttgaaattgtatgagaaattcacctaatttaaatgttggtcaaagttgtttaaatgttgaaaaaaagaagaattgaccatgttgaaaaaaaggagaagaaatgaggaattcagaaacttttgatcaatgaaatgcagctaatgaattattccagagccaaacaattaaggttagaaattatttggagctgttaaatatttaatagcaatttaagtaatccaattcaaatacaccgtcatttaaatcaaagaccaaaatgtcatggaaaatgtgcctcagctctggtagatgtttacacctagtgccaaaataaatgaacattttttaagagcATTACATTGAGTAGAAActaatttgtctaaaaaatgaagggtggaaaatgcacaaaaaattggtgcggttggggactcgaacccaagaccgtgTGGGTTAGTGGTGTTTAGGGTTGCGCtagtaaccgctaggacagatggcaagagttgacatgggtagggaagcaatgtatacatagtgagactgtgaaatttgtcaaaaaaatgaagggtggaaaatgcacaaaaaattggtgcggctggggactcgaacccaagaccgtgTGGGTTagtggtgtttagggctgcgctggtaaccgctaggacagatggcaagagtttgacatgggtagggaaggaatgtatacatagtgagactgtgaaatttgtcaaaaaaaatgtgagaccgtgaatgtttgcacacacgtgagagtggttttcctttgttttgcactgaaattttggagggttggaaggttgaaaacgtatgtttgcactgccacgtggttttggttagagtggcacttggtttagtgttagagtctcacttggtttaggatttaaacggaataaatttgcatgttagttcatgacttattttttttgaataaaacggagggcttctcaccccctcttttgaatgacaaccacaagttctcgagcttcatgacttggtttagggaagaaattatatgcttgggcacagacattttttaacacacataataaaccctaataaataacttagataagatgcaacaagtaccattacaataataagttcacgaacagttcacggacacatgacgaaacatgacacgacacgacacgacatagaaaagcaacaaataaaaaacgAAATAGCCTTCATCTTGATCTCGTCCTTCCACtttggccgcgcgcgccccttcaacaccgtcttcatcttcacacctcctcctcgtcgtcgtagggaagggagtgcatcccggctggagtggggaagatgttctcgtagttggtgtagatgttgtagacggtgaagaagatggcctcgcagccgcaccaaaagacttggccgaggagctcgcacgcgtcaaacgggttggtgaaggtgaccgtgagcagtagtaggatgccgccgcggtcacgaaccttGTTGACGatgaacatcctcggcgagccccgtgggaggtgggcatagccgacTCTGAGGAAGGTGCGGGTGAGTTcaacggaacccctccaccttgaaaaagcccacactcggagctccctctccacgagcatgCCCGGTGGGTAGCGCCGCTCCGACACGACAGGCAGATGgctgaaggtcggcccgttgaactgcatggtcttgcttggggagggctcggtcgatTGGGTGTCTCGCTTGAGAATGGATCGAATTTGGCttatgggtgggagaggaagataggcaccccatttataggcctaggcctgtgggtgggagaggaagagataaAGGGTGAGAatggtgcgtgtgtgaatccgaatgcgtgtgtgtatccgttacgctttgcactcttaaatttttgcacaaaaacgaTGCATGCATGGGGCGCGTGCATGCATTTGAAACACTGCATGGCTCTTTGACCGGACAATGCATCTAACTCGTTGAACCATCTAGCTGGCCTCGCTAGCCTAGCGCACC
This genomic window contains:
- the LOC123159929 gene encoding L-ascorbate oxidase homolog, with product MSPPISLCVFVLLSSLLAAARAEDPYRFYTWNVTFGDIYPLGVKQQGILINGQFPGPQIDAVTNDNIVINVFNNLPAPFLLSWQGIQQRRSSWQDGVYGTNCPIPPGGNFTYNMQFKDQIGSYYYFPSLAFHKAAGGYGGIRVLSRPRIPVPFDPPAGDFTILAGDWFKLNHTDLKGILDSGNDLPFPDGLLINGHGSNGNKFTVDQGKTYRFRVSNVGISTSVNIRIQGHSLLLVEVEGSHTMQNTYSSLDVHLGQSYSFLVTADQPPQDYTIVVSTRFTNPVLTNTATLHYSNSNGVPAALPPPPGPTIEIDWSLNQARSIRWNLTASGPRPNPQGSYHYGQVNTTRTMRLANSRVSINGKLRYAVNSVSFIPADTPLKVADFYNIQGVFTLGSMPDVPSGGPAYLQTAVMASNMRDYVEVVFENAEGSVQSWHIDGYAFWVVGMDGGQWTPASRQNYNLRDAIARYTLQVYPGAWTAIYMPLDNVGMWNVRSESWGRQYLGQQFYLRVYSPANSWRDENPIPKNALLCGRASGRRTRPL